The Clarias gariepinus isolate MV-2021 ecotype Netherlands chromosome 7, CGAR_prim_01v2, whole genome shotgun sequence genome includes a window with the following:
- the LOC128528146 gene encoding extracellular calcium-sensing receptor-like produces MVFAIEEINNRTDILPGINLGYKIYDTCGSVEKTTRASLSLVNGHVDNTTSVSCSKPETVQAIIGQTSSTLTIAISTTVGPLHIPVVSHFSTCACLSDRKKHPSFFRTIPSDYFQSRALAKLVKYFGWTWVGALCSDNDYGNNGLSEFISAAKREGICVEYSMAFSKTDPREKILKIVENIKASTSKVIVGFVSNTDIGFLVKEIALQNMTGFQWIGCESWISDLDTANAEWNYILKGSLGFAIPTAKINGLEEFLSKLNPASDITIYKEVWETIFQCKLSIQNSFEIKQLCKGNESLTRVQNIYTDVSDLRIANNVYKAVYAVAYALHTSYGCSKVDNNQKPWQVVNNLKKLSFTTTTNEDVFFDENGDPAARYDVLNWQQDKDGKMVFVKVGFYDASQQRHLQLSFNNISIVWAHSKPQVPVSVCSASCPQGYRKAVQKGKPICCFDCIPCAEGEISNITDSITCIKCPPELWSNEKRDSCVLKLVEFLSFEEIMGIIFVTFSLVGVFFTICIAVVFFKHKETPIVRANNSELSFLLLFSLTMCFHCSLTFIGQPSEWSCMLRHTAFGITFVLCISCVLGKTVVVLMAFRATLPGSNVMKWFGPLQQRLSVLVFTLVQVIICVLWLIISPPFPYNNMSYYKEKIILECNVGSAVGFWAVLGYIGVLAVLCFILAFLARKLPDNFNEAKFITFSMLIFCAVWITFIPAYVSSPGKFTVAVEIFAILASSFGLLFCIFVPKCYIIILTPDKNTKKQIMAKAPGS; encoded by the exons ATGGTATTTGCCATTGAGGAAATCAACAACAGAACTGATATTCTTCCTGGCATCAATTTGGGTTATAAAATCTATGATACATGTGGATCAGTTGAAAAGACCACAAGAGCGTCCTTGTCCTTAGTCAATGGCCATGTAGATAATACAACTTCAGTTTCCTGCTCAAAACCTGAAACTGTACAAGCAATTATAGGGCAAACATCATCTACCCTTACTATTGCTATATCTACAACAGTGGGTCCTTTGCACATACCTGTG GTCAGTCACTTTTCAACATGTGCATGCCTGagtgacagaaaaaaacacccATCTTTCTTCAGAACTATTCCTAGTGATTATTTCCAAAGCAGAGCTTTAGCAAAGCTGGTCAAATATTTTGGATGGACCTGGGTTGGTGCCCTATGCAGTGATAATGACTATGGGAACAATGGCCTAAGTGAATTTATTAGTGCAGCCAAAAGAGAAGGAATCTGTGTTGAGTATTCTATGGCATTTTCTAAAACAGACCCCAGAGAAAAAATTCTGAAAATAGTTGAAAATATCAAGGCATCGACCTCCAAAGTGATTGTAGGATTTGTTTCAAATACTGACATTGGGTTTCTTGTAAAGGAAATAGCCTTGCAGAACATGACTGGCTTTCAGTGGATTGGATGTGAGTCCTGGATTTCTGATTTGGATACTGCCAATGCTGAATGGAATTATATTTTGAAAGGATCTCTGGGTTTTGCTATCCCTACGGCTAAAATAAATGGTCTAGAAGAATTTCTTTCTAAACTGAATCCAGCTTCTGATATAACTATTTACAAAGAGGTGTGGGAGACAATATTTCAGTGTAAGCTTTCAATTCAAAACTCTTTTGAGATAAAACAATTGTGCAAGGGCAATGAAAGTCTTACTCGAGttcaaaacatttatacagATGTTTCAGATCTACGAATtgcaaataatgtttataaagctGTGTATGCTGTGGCTTATGCCCTGCACACCAGTTATGGATGTTCCAAGGTGGACA ATAACCAGAAACCATGGCAG GTagtcaataatttaaaaaagctcAGTTTCACCACTACAACAAATGAGGATGTATTTTTTGATGAGAATGGAGACCCAGCAGCTAGGTATGATGTGTTAAATTGGCAACAAGACAAAGATGGTAAAATGGTATTTGTCAAAGTGGGCTTCTATGATGCTTCTCAGCAAAGACACCTTCAGCTGTCATTTAACAACATCAGTATAGTCTGGGCCCACAGTAAACCACAG gtgcCAGTctcagtgtgtagtgcaagTTGTCCCCAAGGCTACAGGAAGGCTGTTCAGAAAGGCAAACCAATCTGCTGTTTTGACTGCATACCATGTGCAGAGGGAGAAATCAGTAATATAAcag actcTATAACTTGTATCAAGTGCCCTCCGGAGCTGTGGTCTAATGAAAAGAGAGATTCCTGTGTCTTAAAGCTGGTGGAATTCCTTTCTTTTGAGGAAATAATGGGGAtcatttttgtaacattttcttTGGTAGGAGTATTCTTCACAATATGCATTgctgttgttttctttaaacacaAGGAGACACCAATTGTTAGAGCAAATAATTCTGAGCTGAGCTTCTTGCTTCTCTTTTCTCTGACCATGTGCTTCCACTGTTCACTTACATTTATTGGTCAGCCGTCTGAATGGTCCTGTATGCTACGTCACACAGCATTTGGGATCACCTTCGTCCTCTGTATCTCCTGTGTTCTGGGAAAAACAGTAGTGGTGTTAATGGCCTTCAGGGCTACACTTCCAGGTAGTAATGTCATGAAATGGTTTGGTCCTCTACAGCAGAGACTCAGTGTACTTGTCTTCACTCTTGTACAGGTCATCATTTGTGTACTGTGGTTAATAATATCTCCTCCTTTTCCATACAATAATATGAGCTACTACAAAGAAAAGATCATATTAGAATGTAATGTAGGCTCTGCTGTAGGATTCTGGGCTGTGCTGGGTTATATAGGAGTCTtggctgttttgtgttttattttggcttTTCTGGCCCGGAAGCTGCCTGATAATTTTAACGAAGCCAAATTCATCACATTCAGCATGCTCATATTCTGTGCAGTTTGGATTACCTTTATTCCTGCTTATGTCAGCTCTCCTGGAAAATTTACTGTGGCGGTGGAGATATTTGCCATTCTAGCATCAAGCTTTGGTTtacttttttgcatatttgttccAAAGTGCTATATCATTATATTAACACCAGACAAGAatactaaaaaacaaataatggctaaagCACCTGGGAGTTAA